Below is a genomic region from Alphaproteobacteria bacterium.
CGCTCGCCGAGGCCGGCCAACGCGCGCTGGAGGTCGATGGCCGTATTCCGGTCGTCATGGCGCCCAGGCTCCGGCGCGGCCTGTTCGCGCGCTTCGCGCCGACCTTTGGCTCGCTGCGCGGAAAGGAACAGGGTCCAGGCGATCCGCATCAGCCACGCCCGGTAGCTTCCTTCCCCACGAAAGGCGGCCGCGCTCCGCCAGGCCTTGAGGAATACCTCCTGCGCCAGGTCGTCGGCGCCCCCCCCGCTACTATTGGCGCCCCGGGTGAGGCGGGCGAGAAACCGCCGCACCGCCGCTTCATGCGTGCGGACGAGCGCGGCGAAGGCGGCGGCATCGCCTGCCGCCGCCCGCCGGGCCAGACCGAGCTCGTCGTCCATCGCGCCGTGTCCTGCCTGCAGGGTTCAGTCCTGCCGTTCTCGCCTTCTTGCGAGGTGCTGGCGCAACAATAGCGCGATGCCGACGAAGATCGGAAAGAGAGAAGCGCCGACCATGGTGCCGATATCGTCCGCGTCTCCCTCAATGAGCGCGAAGACGACGAGGGCGAGGCCGAGCGCGATCAGGACCATCGCGGTGCGATCGTCATTGCCTCCCGCCGGGCGCTGCTCCGGTTGCACGCGGGCGAGCAGCTCCGGCACGATCGAGCTGTCCCGGCTGATCGCCTCGCGAATGGTCTTGTGCTGCATCCCGGCCCGCCACAGCCTGCCCAGCTGGATCACGATCAGGACGGCGCCGGTAGTAAGCGCTGCGACCACGAGTACGACATCGATATCGTTGGGCATTGGCAATATCCTTCATGCTGAATTCACTGCCTAGACGCCGCCCGGCCCGGCTTTGGATGAGGGGCGGAGAAATATTTTCCGAGCCGGGGCGTGCGCTCGGGGTCCGGTGCCGCTATCTGGCCCGTATCTATGGCCAAGGCAAAACGATCGAACGACTGGGGTTTCCCGCGCTGGCGCGCTTACGGGTCGGCGCGCGACGCGGAGCCGGTGCGCCAGTGCGACCGCCATGGCTGCGAGGAGCCGGGGGATCGGCCCGCGCCCAAATCGCCGAACAGCCGCGAGCGCTGGTATTTCTGCGAACGCCATGCCGCCGAATACAACCGCAACTGGAATTATTTCGAAGGGCTGACGGCCGAGGAGGCGGCGCAGCGGGAGGCGGGCGAGCGCCAGGGCGCCGACGCCTTCACCAGCGCCACCCATTATGGCTGGGGCGGCCCGGGAGACGGCAGCCGAAGCCGCGACGAGATGCGCGCGCTCGACGTGCTCGAGCTCGAGGCCGACGCGGAT
It encodes:
- a CDS encoding sigma-70 family RNA polymerase sigma factor — protein: MDDELGLARRAAAGDAAAFAALVRTHEAAVRRFLARLTRGANSSGGGADDLAQEVFLKAWRSAAAFRGEGSYRAWLMRIAWTLFLSAQRAKGRREAREQAAPEPGRHDDRNTAIDLQRALAGLGERERAASLLCFGEGCSHGEAARIMGIPLGTLKSILARARAALVQRLEA
- a CDS encoding J domain-containing protein; this translates as MAKAKRSNDWGFPRWRAYGSARDAEPVRQCDRHGCEEPGDRPAPKSPNSRERWYFCERHAAEYNRNWNYFEGLTAEEAAQREAGERQGADAFTSATHYGWGGPGDGSRSRDEMRALDVLELEADADFEAIRIAYRRLAKAHHPDVKPGDAKAAERFQLIQASYEVLRRAEERRANLTS